In Streptomyces sclerotialus, one genomic interval encodes:
- a CDS encoding LpqB family beta-propeller domain-containing protein has translation MTGAERKRGGAPRGGRLRGSGPRTVAVLAAGAMLLAGCASMPDSGESLPVDQASRADADSQVRVYGVPPQDGAQPTDIVRGFLDALTSDEANLRTAKQYLAAPARKAWQPFATTKVLQERPKATPEGSPANREDAKGFTVTLVGTQVATVDRKHAYTPEEKAYQETMHLTREDGQWRIDRLPNGLVLGLPDFQRIYQPVNKYYFAAYKSEAGEPRAGKNVLVADPVYLRQRIDPVTASVDALLQGPTNWLNKVATSAFPKDTHVTRPTLTLDDSNALRVRLSKQATGVDTNQCRRMAAQVLFTVQGMARASKVSEVELQTDDGDSLCGLDQQEAADRFGQQARIRRTALEYYIDGDHRVVSMTDSVTDATPVPGPLGTGKIALRSVGVAHGESTAAGVSLNGRALYVADLDEKADRAEVRLRSKAKNETDGLTAPSWDGLGDLWVANRDGDGSRLLRLRSGKGEPQEVAVPGLGKRRIKAIRVASDGIRIAMLIEDKGRTTLQLGRVERGGTAMNPKLSVEALRPIAPQLEDVVAASWAGDSRLVVVGRESGGVQQMQFMETDGSASNTQTLPGVNGVQAVAASEDESRPLIADADEGIVRLPLDANWKTVATRGTAPVYPG, from the coding sequence GTGACCGGCGCTGAACGGAAGCGCGGCGGAGCACCGCGTGGCGGACGGCTGCGCGGGAGCGGACCCCGTACCGTCGCGGTGCTCGCCGCCGGGGCGATGCTGCTGGCCGGGTGCGCGTCGATGCCGGACAGTGGTGAGTCGCTGCCGGTCGACCAGGCCTCCCGTGCGGACGCCGACTCGCAGGTGCGGGTCTACGGCGTGCCGCCGCAGGACGGTGCGCAGCCGACCGACATCGTGCGCGGCTTCCTCGACGCGCTGACCAGCGACGAGGCCAACCTCCGTACGGCGAAGCAGTATCTGGCCGCGCCGGCCCGTAAGGCCTGGCAGCCGTTCGCGACCACCAAGGTGCTCCAGGAGCGCCCCAAGGCGACCCCGGAGGGCAGCCCGGCCAACCGTGAGGACGCCAAGGGCTTCACGGTCACCCTCGTGGGCACGCAGGTCGCCACCGTGGACCGTAAGCACGCCTACACGCCCGAGGAGAAGGCGTACCAGGAGACGATGCACCTGACCCGTGAGGACGGGCAGTGGCGCATCGACCGGCTGCCGAACGGCCTGGTGCTCGGCCTGCCGGACTTCCAGCGCATCTATCAGCCCGTCAACAAGTACTACTTCGCGGCCTACAAGTCCGAGGCGGGCGAGCCGAGGGCGGGCAAGAACGTGCTCGTCGCCGACCCCGTGTACCTCCGGCAGCGCATAGACCCCGTCACGGCCAGCGTGGACGCGCTGCTGCAGGGGCCGACCAACTGGCTGAACAAGGTGGCGACGTCCGCGTTCCCTAAGGACACGCACGTCACGCGGCCCACACTGACGCTGGACGACTCCAACGCGCTCCGGGTACGGCTGAGCAAGCAGGCGACCGGCGTCGACACCAACCAGTGCCGCAGGATGGCCGCTCAGGTGCTCTTCACGGTGCAGGGCATGGCGCGTGCCTCGAAGGTCAGCGAGGTGGAGCTGCAGACCGACGACGGCGACTCGCTGTGCGGGCTGGACCAGCAGGAGGCGGCGGACCGGTTCGGCCAGCAGGCCCGGATCCGGCGCACGGCCCTGGAGTACTACATCGACGGTGACCACCGGGTGGTCAGCATGACGGACTCCGTGACCGACGCGACGCCGGTGCCGGGGCCGCTGGGTACGGGGAAGATCGCGTTGCGTTCGGTGGGCGTCGCGCACGGGGAGTCGACCGCAGCGGGCGTCTCGCTCAACGGGCGTGCGTTGTACGTCGCCGATCTGGACGAGAAGGCCGACCGGGCCGAGGTGCGGCTGCGGAGCAAGGCGAAGAACGAGACGGACGGGCTGACCGCGCCGAGCTGGGACGGTCTGGGCGACCTGTGGGTCGCGAACCGGGACGGCGACGGGTCGCGGCTGCTGCGGCTCCGCTCGGGCAAGGGCGAGCCGCAGGAGGTCGCGGTGCCCGGGCTCGGGAAGCGGCGTATCAAGGCGATCAGGGTGGCGTCCGACGGCATCCGGATCGCGATGCTCATCGAGGACAAGGGGCGGACGACCCTGCAGCTGGGCCGGGTGGAACGCGGCGGTACGGCGATGAACCCCAAGCTGTCCGTCGAGGCGCTGCGCCCGATAGCGCCGCAGCTGGAGGACGTGGTGGCCGCTTCCTGGGCGGGCGACAGCCGGCTGGTCGTGGTGGGCCGGGAGTCCGGTGGGGTGCAGCAGATGCAGTTCATGGAGACGGACGGTTCGGCGTCCAACACGCAGACGCTGCCCGGCGTGAACGGCGTGCAGGCGGTCGCGGCGTCGGAGGACGAGAGCCGGCCGCTGATCGCGGACGCGGACGAGGGCATCGTCCGGCTGCCGCTGGACGCGAACTGGAAGACGGTGGCGACACGCGGGACGGCCCCGGTCTATCCGGGCTGA